From a region of the Rhipicephalus microplus isolate Deutch F79 unplaced genomic scaffold, USDA_Rmic scaffold_13, whole genome shotgun sequence genome:
- the LOC142784030 gene encoding uncharacterized protein LOC142784030, with protein MAAEAALQGPAVEASKSGSHTLRCPDEQGGSSLVAGERISADFVLPEKTLTSRSAVTKGTCVTGRSQDCSDSTVRGTEQASQDPPEDVSANSSSPECPRENDDYAFIAAVFNVLFYV; from the exons atggctgcagaagctgcactgcaag gacctgcggtagaggcttcaaaaagcggctcccacacattgaggtgccccgatgaacagg gtggcagctcccttgtagctggtgaaagaatttctgctgacttcgtcttgccggagaaaaccttaaccagtcgctcagctgtcacaaaaggaacgtGTGTGActg gccgctcgcaagattgttccgacagcactgtccgaggcactgaacaagcttcacaagaccctccagaagacgtctccgccaacagctcctcGCCTGAATGCCCTAGAGAAAATgatgactatgcttttattgcagcagtttttaatgtgctattttatgtttag
- the LOC142784002 gene encoding uncharacterized protein LOC142784002 — protein MPSCFAPGCTSGYRNDAANHHFFTPPRKATEFKQWEHMLHRKDRRLTQKSKLCERHFEEQDIVKYFKHVVKGQEVLIPRGNWKLVPEALPRLFPGLPEHISKPRTTTCTRKSPKKRSEIGLEASAESASCSSGSCGEASLSLGDSLGAVGITPPPSTSATNSSGVCLNELVTVPLPSRDWKLELIVDECSGQTCGVFFDRRLVAGELKVSKAVIVKNDGSCVVNGYNKMHKQLHKTVDSTASVEHLLNETDSLKICSGIQVAHTGVTGKLENVHHKLCSVLTTRPVCARCLRLQRRMRAKKPMKAAVNKSKKMRNLTKKVFRAAAAREKGKQEITLLKQELAKASYQGIEEALSGLPHLQRLAFLTALKSLKAKAPCGMRYNSGWILNCLMLRISSSRAYKLISEMKMLPLPSLSRLAQILKGLPCKYGFNPVCLEAIQKQFHGKADEQRLGSLILDEIKLRQAYDFNKCSYKMDGFVDYGGVTNEGTNQLADHALVLMFVPLFESWVQPIAAFATKGAAPGKILAELVLEAVVRLHKHNATVISIVSDGAGNNRSMWQQLGVSGSMAAPCHKIAHPCLPDGKFVHFICDVPHAIKCVRNHLLKHKYGQAGENRIDFSHYQLLYETEKKKHLKVAHKLTEAHVQPTNFQKMNVRLAVQLFSRSTAIGLRVYREEGTDGFQDTAETEAFTQMINDVFDSLNAKLPKEGIRANSPKIQVIKDFLVMLDTTEFNHNTKNTLLFASRQTTESLRVTLLSIIDIIDELHKAGVPYVLTAKLNQDPLERFFGIVRSFHGDDDNPTIIQFSQIYRLLSLFTPVRNAVKGNCSGPAEGVLVSIHESLAEKAKAAAELKLAVEAKLDKKLLGMILLRVNS, from the exons atgcCTTCGTGTTTTGCGCCGGGATGTACGAGTGGCTACAGAAATGACGCCGCAAATCATCATTTTTTTACCCCACCACGTAAGGCCACGGAGTTTAAACAATGGGAACACATGCTGCACCGCAAGGACAGGCGCCTCACGCAAAAGTCCAAGTTATGTGAGAGACATTTCGAAGAGCAAGACATTGTAAAGTATTTCAAGCATGTTGTAAAGGGCCAGGAGGTTTTAATTCCCCGTGGTAACTGGAAGTTAGTGCCAGAAGCGTTGCCGCGTCTCTTTCCTGGCTTGCCGGAGCACATATCTAAGCCAAGAACGACGACATGCACGCGAAAATCACCGAAAAAGCGGAGTGAAATCGGCTTGGAAGCATCGGCTGAAAGTGCGTCTTGTTCGAGTGGCTCGTGTGGAGAGGCCTCTTTGTCCTTAGGCGATTCGCTTGGAGCAGTGGGCATCACGCCACCACCTAGCACCTCAGCAACGAACTCCTCCGGTGTTTGTCTGAACGAACTGGTGACAGTGCCGTTACCTAGTAGGGACTGGAAGCTTGAACTCATCGTCGATGAATGTTCTGGGCAAACTTGCGGTGTTTTTTTCGACAGGCGACTTGTGGCAGGGGAGCTCAAAGTGAGCAAGGCCGTTATTGTGAAAAATGATGGTAGCTGTGTTGTGAACGGTTACAACAAGATGCACAAGCAACTGCATAAGACTGTAGACAGCACTGCTAGCGTCGAGCACCTGCTCAATGAGACAGATAGCTTGAAAATCtgttcaggcattcaggtagctcACACTGGTGTGACAGGAAAATTAGAAAATGTCCATCACAAGCTGTGTTCTGTCCTCACAACCCGACCTGTATGTGCTCGGTGCCTACGCCTCCAAAGGCGAATGCGAGCAAAAAAGCCAATGAAGGCAGCGgtgaacaaaagcaaaaaaatgcgAAACTTGACCAAAAAAGTTTTCCGAGCTGCAGCTGCAAGGGAGAAGGGGAAGCAAGAAATCACACTGCTCAAACAGGAGCTTGCGAAGGCTTCCTACCAAGGAATAGAAGAAGCTTTAAGTGGCCTTCCTCACTTGCAACGCCTGGCATTCCTGACAGCACTGAAGTCACTCAAAGCAAAAGCTCCGTGTGGCATGCGGTATAATTCTGGGTGGATTTTGAACTGCTTGATGCTGAGAATTTCAAGTTCACGGGCATACAAGCTTATTAGCGAGATGAAAATGTTGCCGCTGCCTTCTCTTAGCCGCTTGGCACAAATTTTGAAAGGCTTGCCGTGCAAGTACGGCTTCAACCCCGTTTGTCTGGAAGCTATACAGAAGCAGTTTCATGGAAAAGCAGATGAGCAAAGGTTGGGGTCTTTGATCTTAGACGAGATCAAGTTGCGCCAGGCATATGACTTCAACAAATGTAGCTACAAGATGGACGGATTTGTTGATTATGGAGGCGTCACGAATGAAGGAACCAACCAGCTAGCCGACCATGCGCTAGTATTGATGTTTGTTCCTCTGTTTGAATCCTGGGTACAGCCAATTGCAGCGTTCGCGACAAAAGGTGCTGCTCCTGGCAAAATTTTGGCGGAACTAGTCCTGGAAGCAGTGGTGCGCCTTCACAAGCATAATGCTACAGTCATTTCCATTGTGAGCGATGGTGCGGGAAACAACCGGTCCATGTGGCAACAGCTAGGTGTTAGTGGCAGCATGGCAGCACCATGCCATAAGATTGCCCACCCGTGTCTCCCTGATGGGAAGTTTGTGCATTTCATTTGTGATGTACCACATGCCATCAAATGTGTGCGAAATCATCTGCTCAAGCACAAGTATGGCCAG GCTGGAGAGAACCGCATTGATTTCTCCCACTATCAGCTGCTTTACGAAACTGAAAAGAAGAAACATCTAAAAGTTGCCCACAAGCTAACTGAAGCTCATGTGCAGCCGACAAACTTCCAAAAAATGAACGTGAGACTTGCAGTTCAG CTTTTTAGCCGGAGTACAGCCATTGGCCTCCGTGTCTACAGAGAAGAGGGCACTGATGGCTTTCAGGACACAGCTGAAACAGAGGCATTCACGCAAATGATAAATGATGTATTCGATTCCTTGAATGCTAAGCTCCCTAAGGAAGGAATCAGAGCCAACTCGCCGAAAATCCAG GTCATCAAGGACTTCCTTGTGATGCTTGACACCACGGAATTTAACCACAATACGAAGAACACGCTCTTGTTCGCGTCGCGTCAAACCACGGAATCTCTGCGCGTGACGTTGCTTTCTATCATCGACATAATTGATGAACTACACAAGGCCGGTGTTCCATATGTTCTCACAGCAAAGCTGAACCAAGATCCACTGGAG AGATTTTTCGGAATAGTCCGGTCATTCCACGGTGACGACGACAACCCCACGATTATTCAATTCAGCCAGATTTATCGCCTGCTGTCCCTTTTTACACCTGTGAGAAACGCCGTAAAGGGGAACTGCTCTGGACCGGCTGAGGGCGTCCTCGTTTCAATTCATGAAAGTCTTGCTGAAAAGGCGAAAGCGGCAGCTGAGCTAAAACTCGCCGTTGAAGCAAAGCTGGATAAGAAGCTTCTGGGGATG ATCTTGCTACGAGTCAACTCATAA